In Pseudorca crassidens isolate mPseCra1 chromosome 13, mPseCra1.hap1, whole genome shotgun sequence, the following proteins share a genomic window:
- the LOC137204969 gene encoding trace amine-associated receptor 1 yields the protein MMSFCHNIINISCVKSSWSNDVRASLYSLMVLIILTTVVGNLIVIISISHFKQLHTPTNWLIHSMATVDFLLGCLVMPYSMVRSVEHCWYFGEVFCKIHNSTDIMLSSASIFHLSFISIDRYYAVCDPLRYKTKINILVIFVMIFISWSIPALFAFGMIFLELNFKGAEETYYKHIHCIGSCSVFFSKTSGVLAFLTSFYIPGSIMICIYCRIYFIAKGQARSIHDANQKFRIGLEEKNGISRSKERKATKTLGTVMGVFFTCWCPFFVCTVMDPFLDYTIPPILNDALIWFGYLNSTLNPMVYAFFYPWFRRALKMILFGKIFQKDSSRCKLFLELNP from the coding sequence ATGATGTCCTTTTGCCACAATATAATTAATATCTCCTGTGTGAAAAGCAGCTGGTCAAATGACGTCCGTGCTTCCCTGTACAGTTTAATGGTGCTCATAATTCTAACCACAGTGGTTGGCAATCTAATAGTTATTATTTCTATATCACACTTCAAACAACTTCATACCCCAACTAATTGGCTCATTCATTCCATGGCCACTGTGGACTTTCTGCTGGGGTGTCTGGTCATGCCTTATAGTATGGTGAGATCTGTTGAGCACTGCTGGTATTTTGGAGAAGTCTTCTGTAAAATTCACAACAGCACTGATATTATGCTGAGCTCAGCATCAATTTTTCATTTGTCCTTCATTTCCATTGACCGCTACTATGCTGTGTGTGACCCATTGAGATACAAAACTAAGATCAACATCTTGGTTATTTTTGTGATGATCTTCATTAGTTGGAGTATTCCTGCTCTTTTTGCATTTGGAATGATCTTTCTGGAGCTAAACTTCAAAGGAGCTGAAGAGACGTATTACAAACACATTCACTGCATAGGGAGTTGCTCTGTCTTCTTCAGCAAAACATCTGGGGTTCTGGCCTTTCTGACTTCTTTCTATATACCTGGCTCTATTATGATATGCATCTATTGTAGAATATATTTCATAGCGAAAGGGCAGGCAAGATCCATTCATGATGCAAATCAGAAATTTCGAATTGGGttggaagagaaaaatggaatttcacgaagcaaagaaaggaaagctACGAAGACTTTAGGGACTGTGATGGGAGTTTTCTTCACATGCTGGTGTCCTTTCTTTGTCTGCACAGTCATGGATCCTTTCCTGGACTATACAATTCCACCCATCCTGAACGATGCATTGATTTGGTTTGGCTACTTGAATTCCACTTTAAATCCAATGGTTTATGCATTTTTCTATCCCTGGTTCAGAAGAGCACTGAAGATGATTCTATTtggtaaaattttccaaaaagatTCATCTagatgtaaattatttttagaattaaatcCATAG
- the TAAR9 gene encoding LOW QUALITY PROTEIN: trace amine-associated receptor 9 (The sequence of the model RefSeq protein was modified relative to this genomic sequence to represent the inferred CDS: inserted 3 bases in 2 codons; deleted 1 base in 1 codon), with protein MVKNFSQAEAVELCYKNVNSSCLKTPYSPGPRAILYAVLSLGALLAVFGNLLVITAILHFKQLHTSTKFLIASLACADFSVGVTVMXTVRSLESCWYSGESYCKFHTCFDNFFCFASLFHLCCISVDRYIAXTDPLTYPTKFTDLVSGICIVLSWFFSVTYSFSIFHTGVNEEGVEDLVVALTCVGGCPASMNQNWVLIYFLLFFIPTVAMVFFIYGKVFLVAKYQARKMESTASQVQSSSESYKERVAKRERKAAETLGIATAAFLVSWLPYIIDAIIDAHMNFITPPYVYEILVWCVYYNSAMNPLIYAFFYPWFQKAIKLIASGKVLRNDSSTINLLSEETYVYC; from the exons ATGGTGAAAAATTTCTCCCAAGCTGAAGCTGTGGAACTCTGCTACAAGAACGTGAACAGTTCCTGTCTTAAGACTCCTTACTCACCAGGTCCTCGGGCAATTCTGTATGCAGTCCTCAGTTTGGGGGCCCTGCTGGCTGTGTTTGGAAACTTACTGGTCATTACTGCTATTCTTCACTTCAAACAGCTGCACACATCTACAAAGTTTCTGATCGCATCCCTGGCCTGTGCGGACTTCTCGGTGGGAGTGACTGTGAT CACAGTGAGGTCTCTGGAGAGCTGCTGGTACTCTGGGGAGAGTTACTGTAAATTTCATACATGTTTTGataatttcttctgttttgcttctttatttcACTTATGCTGTATCTCTGTTGACAGATATATTG TTACTGATCCTCTGACCTACCCAACCAAGTTTACTGACTTGGTTTCAGGAATATGCATTGTTCTCTCTTGGTTCTTTTCTGTCACATATAGTTTTTCTATCTTTCACACAGGGGTCAATGAGGAAGGGGTTGAGGACCTAGTAGTTGCTCTCACCTGTGTAGGAGGCTGTCCAGCTTCAATGAATCAAAATTGggttctaatttattttcttctattctttatACCCACTGTTGCCATGGTGTTT TTTATATATGGTAAGGTATTTTTGGTGGCTAAATATCAGGCCAGGAAGATGGAAAGTACAGCCAGCCAAGTTCAGTCCTCCTCAGAGAGTTATAAGGAAAGAgtggcaaagagagagagaaaagctgcTGAAACATTGGGTATTGCTACGGCAGCTTTTCTGGTCTCTTGGCTTCCATACATTATTGATGCTATAATTGACGCTCATATGAATTTTATAACTCCTCCTTATGTTTATGAGATTTTAGTGTGGTGTGTTTATTATAATTCAGCTATGAACCCCTTGATATACGCTTTCTTTTATCCATGGTTTCAGAAGGCAATAAAACTTATTGCAAGTGGCAAAGTCTTAAGAAATGATTCGTCAACAATTAATTTACTCTCTgaggaaacatatgtatattgtTAA